One window of the Cryptomeria japonica chromosome 7, Sugi_1.0, whole genome shotgun sequence genome contains the following:
- the LOC131050275 gene encoding glutathione S-transferase U19 → MDQVKVLNTWISPFGMRVLIGLEEKGVKYEYQEEVLSNKSELLLQMNPVHKKIPVLIHNSRPVCESLIILQYIDEAWGFTQFLPSKPYDRALARFWADFTDKKFYDAGARIIKSKDEAQEQAKRDLLESFQLLEGILKEMSAGGSLPFFGGKDFGFLDIAFIPFTSWFHTYESLGNFKIPLESEYPLLDAWVKKCMERDSVKKALPSPDKVLEYAIQLRKGFLGD, encoded by the exons ATGGATCAGGTGAAGGTACTCAACACATGGATCAGTCCCTTTGGTATGCGTGTTTTGATTGGTCTGGAGGAGAAAGGTGTGAAATATGAATATCAAGAAGAGGTGCTCTCCAATAAGAGTGAACTCCTCCTGCAAATGAATCCCGTGCACAAGAAAATCCCTGTTCTGATCCACAATAGTCGGCCTGTATGCGAGTCTCTTATAATTCTTCAGTACATAGATGAGGCTTGGGGTTTCACGCAATTTCTACCCTCCAAGCCATATGATCGTGCCCTTGCCCGCTTTTGGGCAGATTTCACAGATAAGAAG TTTTATGACGCGGGAGCTCGTATAATTAAGTCTAAAGACGAGGCTCAAGAGCAGGCCAAGCGTGACTTGTTGGAAAGCTTTCAACTTTTAGAAGGCATATTAAAAGAGATGTCAGCAGGGGGATCCCTGCCTTTCTTCGGTGGAAAGGATTTTGGGTTCCTAGATATTGCATTCATTCCCTTTACTTCATGgtttcatacttatgaatctctTGGGAATTTCAAGATACCGTTGGAGAGTGAGTATCCGTTGCTTGATGCGTGGGTTAAGAAATGTATGGAGAGGGACAGTGTCAAGAAAGCCCTTCCCTCTCCGGATAAGGTTTTGGAATATGCAATACAATTGAGGAAGGGGTTTTTGGGTGATTAG